A genomic window from Candidatus Ancaeobacter aquaticus includes:
- a CDS encoding purine-nucleoside phosphorylase, which yields MKKTSIHTSKIISSIKKKTSIKPKIGIISGFDVLPSPIPLSNKTIIPFSTIPQLPKPSVPGHSGRFVLGNTEGKDVIIQEGRFHVYEGTPLDTVRLPLTIMKKLGVQSVIIINAAGGIHPKLTPGDIMLVTDHINFMGTHPLIGLRDNDNAIPFLELTHAYSTILRKIAQQSARTLSLQLKKGVYLGVSGPTYETQAEIRAFRSLGADCVGMSLPFETIFARFLNLHVCGLSIITNIHHSHTKKKVHASHTDVSRVYKNTQKKLYPLIQSIIRNIQ from the coding sequence ATGAAAAAAACGAGCATACATACATCAAAAATAATTTCATCGATCAAAAAGAAAACCTCTATCAAACCAAAGATAGGTATCATAAGCGGTTTTGATGTTCTTCCGTCACCTATACCGCTTTCCAATAAAACTATTATTCCTTTCTCTACTATTCCACAACTGCCAAAACCATCTGTTCCGGGACACTCCGGTCGTTTCGTTCTGGGAAATACAGAAGGAAAAGATGTTATTATTCAGGAAGGACGATTCCATGTATATGAAGGCACTCCACTAGACACCGTACGATTACCTCTGACAATTATGAAAAAACTTGGGGTTCAATCAGTAATAATTATTAATGCCGCCGGGGGGATACACCCAAAACTTACACCGGGAGACATAATGCTTGTCACTGATCACATCAATTTTATGGGCACGCACCCTCTGATTGGGCTGCGGGACAATGACAACGCAATTCCTTTTCTTGAGCTGACACATGCCTATAGCACCATACTCAGGAAGATTGCACAACAATCAGCGCGCACTCTTTCTCTACAACTAAAAAAGGGAGTCTACCTTGGAGTATCAGGTCCCACATATGAAACACAGGCTGAAATAAGAGCGTTTCGATCATTAGGTGCTGATTGTGTGGGCATGTCCCTTCCTTTTGAAACAATTTTCGCACGATTTCTTAATCTTCATGTATGTGGGTTATCTATTATTACCAATATTCACCACAGTCATACTAAAAAGAAGGTACACGCGTCTCATACTGATGTCTCACGTGTTTATAAAAACACTCAAAAGAAACTGTACCCGCTCATTCAATCAATCATAAGGAACATACAATGA
- a CDS encoding phosphopentomutase, translated as MIDKKTRIFLIILDSVGIGALPDAESYGDKGANTLYNIAKKTKGFSLPHLQKLGLGNITPSKHIKQTPRPIGSYGLMAEKSAGKDTSTGHWELCGVLTKKPFPTYPNGFPKEIINPFKEKIKTDILGNCAASGTEIIKDLGAEHVKTGYPIVYTSADSVFQIACHEEVVSVKKLYEICEIARSLLKGKHNVCRVIARPFTGKPGSFTRTERRKDFAIPPQGTTLLDLIAQKKGTTLGIGKISDIFCGRGITRSIHTSSNAHAIDEIMFSIQKKRYTLTFANLVDFDTAYGHRNNVEGYYKALRHFDRKLNNIMNSLKDNDILVITADHGCDPTHPGTDHTREYVPLLLYGRNIQQGIDIGTRTTFADCGQTLADILNVGKTKIGKSFKDMVVISR; from the coding sequence ATGATAGATAAAAAAACAAGAATTTTTCTTATAATATTAGATAGTGTAGGTATCGGAGCTCTCCCCGACGCTGAATCATATGGCGACAAAGGAGCAAACACCCTTTACAATATCGCAAAAAAAACTAAAGGGTTTAGTCTCCCCCATTTGCAAAAGCTTGGCCTCGGCAATATCACTCCATCAAAACATATAAAACAAACACCACGCCCGATTGGTTCGTATGGTTTAATGGCAGAAAAATCAGCCGGAAAAGATACATCAACCGGTCATTGGGAGCTCTGTGGTGTACTGACAAAAAAACCGTTTCCGACATACCCGAATGGTTTTCCCAAAGAAATCATCAATCCATTTAAGGAAAAAATAAAAACAGATATATTGGGAAACTGCGCTGCGTCAGGAACAGAAATCATTAAAGATCTCGGCGCCGAACATGTAAAGACCGGATATCCGATCGTATACACATCAGCAGATAGTGTTTTTCAAATTGCCTGTCACGAAGAAGTTGTTTCGGTAAAAAAACTCTACGAGATTTGTGAAATTGCCCGATCATTACTCAAGGGGAAACATAATGTGTGCAGGGTTATTGCACGTCCCTTTACAGGAAAGCCAGGTTCATTCACACGAACTGAACGTAGAAAAGATTTTGCTATTCCCCCTCAAGGAACAACACTTCTTGATCTTATTGCGCAGAAAAAAGGCACCACATTAGGAATAGGTAAAATTAGTGACATATTCTGCGGCAGAGGAATTACTCGATCTATCCATACCTCGTCAAATGCACATGCTATAGATGAAATTATGTTTTCTATACAGAAAAAACGCTACACGCTTACATTTGCAAACCTTGTAGATTTTGATACTGCATACGGACATAGAAATAATGTCGAAGGATACTACAAAGCCCTCAGACACTTTGACCGGAAACTCAACAATATTATGAACTCGCTTAAAGATAATGACATACTGGTCATTACAGCTGACCATGGATGCGACCCCACACACCCTGGTACTGATCACACCCGTGAATATGTTCCACTTTTGCTATACGGAAGAAATATACAACAAGGCATAGATATTGGAACACGTACAACCTTCGCTGATTGCGGGCAAACTTTAGCTGATATATTAAATGTTGGTAAGACAAAGATAGGTAAGAGCTTTAAAGACATGGTGGTCATTTCACGTTGA
- a CDS encoding radical SAM protein translates to MHVFLIYIRDPQFHTLASEPRAENGKINIIASPPLGIMTLSAVLKQAGHECTMFDQANPETPNKVIIEKIQKEKPDIVGLSFLSTTSYPHAKTLARDIRTANIKVPLAFGGVFASLNAKEIKTQCPDVDFICRGDGEELILDLLKNLNNLASVKGLTWTKNGQIINNPDRELNFDLDQWPFPDRESLSLEFVEAMPLDVPVVLSKKRFTTMQTSRGCPWACVYCNIPILTKKKWRPRSAQHIINELKHLTDLGYGAVYFVDDNFLLQPERIEEICKGIQDNNLTIEWGCEGRVDSTAQHLFPTMVKANCKSMMFGIESGSQNVLNRLNKKQTLAKIKSAVIDSKRAGIERVHGFFVVGTPDEKIEDIKATFDFASKLPLDTFNFNRLCVYRTTPLWDEYTKRGLIDDKADWYKYFKCSDIDPTCLPSEVINKQRKIGFCRLFIHKIIYFPIQTIRLLYLFTRYMKFRSIFYIIVKPFLKSKPESK, encoded by the coding sequence ATGCATGTATTCTTAATTTATATTCGTGATCCCCAATTCCACACGCTTGCGTCAGAGCCGCGTGCAGAAAATGGGAAGATCAATATAATTGCATCACCACCACTTGGAATCATGACACTTTCTGCAGTGCTCAAGCAAGCTGGTCACGAGTGCACCATGTTTGACCAAGCTAACCCGGAAACACCAAATAAAGTAATCATTGAGAAAATTCAAAAAGAAAAACCGGACATTGTCGGATTAAGCTTCTTGAGTACAACTAGCTATCCACACGCGAAGACTCTTGCTCGAGATATCCGAACCGCTAATATAAAGGTGCCGCTAGCCTTTGGAGGCGTCTTTGCTTCGCTAAACGCTAAAGAAATCAAGACTCAGTGTCCTGATGTCGATTTTATTTGCCGAGGTGATGGTGAAGAGCTTATTCTTGATCTTTTGAAGAACCTTAATAATCTTGCAAGTGTCAAGGGACTTACTTGGACAAAAAACGGCCAAATAATAAATAACCCTGACCGGGAATTAAATTTTGATCTTGATCAATGGCCGTTTCCCGATCGCGAAAGTTTATCTTTAGAGTTTGTAGAAGCTATGCCTCTGGACGTGCCAGTAGTCTTATCAAAAAAACGTTTTACAACTATGCAAACTTCTCGTGGGTGTCCGTGGGCATGTGTATATTGTAACATCCCGATTCTCACCAAGAAAAAGTGGCGTCCCCGTAGTGCGCAACATATTATAAATGAATTAAAACACCTGACTGATCTTGGTTACGGTGCGGTATACTTCGTTGACGACAATTTTCTTCTACAACCTGAACGGATCGAGGAAATCTGTAAAGGCATTCAAGACAATAACCTTACAATTGAATGGGGTTGTGAAGGACGAGTCGATTCAACAGCACAACATCTTTTCCCGACCATGGTTAAGGCAAACTGTAAATCAATGATGTTTGGTATAGAAAGCGGTAGCCAAAATGTTCTTAATCGGTTGAACAAAAAGCAGACACTAGCAAAAATTAAGAGTGCTGTCATTGATTCCAAACGCGCAGGCATTGAACGCGTACACGGTTTTTTTGTTGTTGGTACTCCCGATGAAAAGATTGAAGATATAAAAGCAACTTTTGACTTTGCATCAAAGCTTCCGCTGGATACTTTTAACTTCAATCGCCTGTGTGTCTACCGTACCACACCGCTTTGGGATGAATATACGAAACGAGGTTTGATAGATGACAAGGCTGATTGGTATAAATACTTCAAATGTTCTGATATCGATCCTACCTGCCTTCCCAGTGAGGTAATTAACAAGCAGCGTAAGATTGGTTTTTGTCGTCTTTTTATCCACAAGATAATTTACTTCCCTATTCAAACCATACGATTGCTATATCTCTTCACACGCTATATGAAGTTTCGTTCTATTTTCTATATAATTGTAAAACCTTTCCTAAAAAGCAAGCCTGAATCAAAATAA
- a CDS encoding cytidine deaminase, whose translation MDKVTLLKKAATALKHAKAPYSSVKVGAALLTKEGKVYTGCNIENCSYGLTMCAERVALFKALSEGYSSFQSLAIFSNDIDDIVPCGACLQILCEYAPKLTIITKDRSGKIKTSRINSFLPKPFLLNDR comes from the coding sequence ATGGATAAAGTTACTCTCTTAAAGAAAGCAGCTACCGCACTCAAGCATGCAAAAGCGCCATATTCGTCTGTTAAAGTAGGGGCAGCGCTCCTCACAAAAGAAGGAAAGGTGTACACTGGATGCAATATTGAAAACTGTTCTTATGGACTCACCATGTGCGCTGAACGAGTTGCACTCTTTAAGGCATTAAGTGAAGGATACTCATCATTTCAATCTCTTGCTATCTTCAGTAATGATATCGATGACATTGTTCCCTGCGGAGCATGCTTACAAATATTATGTGAGTACGCGCCAAAACTTACTATTATAACTAAAGATCGTTCAGGAAAAATCAAAACAAGTAGAATCAATTCATTCTTACCAAAACCATTTTTACTCAATGATAGATAA
- a CDS encoding prepilin-type N-terminal cleavage/methylation domain-containing protein: protein MTHKKNKKGFTLVELLVVVGILVVLVGLLLPAIFSAKEKANQAKCASNMRQILIGINLFEQDHKVFPTVANNGQLISTLYPTYVESYDVFKCPSFRNQAGEKRGPINGNYTHYDYNPSTHLVDTAADNPDIALSHTVLLIDTIYNDANPRHTGGSNLGFADGHVEWFSKNAYTKPEPGYPANGSWQSWGKRP, encoded by the coding sequence ATGACACATAAAAAGAATAAAAAAGGATTTACTCTCGTAGAACTGTTGGTTGTGGTTGGTATTTTAGTGGTTTTGGTTGGGCTTCTTCTTCCAGCAATATTCTCTGCAAAAGAAAAAGCGAATCAGGCAAAATGTGCATCAAATATGCGTCAGATATTGATTGGGATAAATTTGTTTGAGCAGGATCATAAGGTATTCCCAACAGTTGCCAATAATGGTCAGTTAATCAGTACTTTATATCCAACCTATGTTGAGAGTTATGATGTGTTCAAATGCCCGAGCTTTCGTAATCAAGCGGGAGAAAAAAGAGGACCGATAAATGGGAACTATACCCATTATGATTATAATCCGAGTACGCATTTGGTTGATACTGCAGCTGATAACCCTGATATAGCACTCAGTCATACGGTGCTCTTAATTGACACTATATACAATGATGCGAATCCACGCCATACAGGTGGCAGCAATCTTGGTTTTGCCGACGGACATGTTGAGTGGTTCTCGAAGAATGCCTACACCAAGCCCGAACCAGGGTATCCAGCAAACGGCAGCTGGCAATCATGGGGAAAAAGACCGTAA
- the amrB gene encoding AmmeMemoRadiSam system protein B gives MKRLPAVAGQFYPDTEKLLKIEIEKYIDPKKDKSNVIGVMSPHAGYMCSGMVAGQLFSEIHVPDTVIILGPNHRGLGSDYAIMSEGQWQTPLGTVDIDQTLAYKIREKCSYIKEDEDAHRHEHSLEVQVPFLQYVKKDVRIVPICIGGYDEEVFECVGKCIAESIKETESKVLIIASSDMTHYESAEAAKEKDEMALQAILKLDEKKMLHTVSDYNITMCGYAPTAIMLIAAKELGAKKAHLVSYMNSGDAIGDYSSVVGYAGVTVS, from the coding sequence ATGAAACGTCTTCCTGCCGTAGCCGGTCAGTTTTATCCAGACACTGAGAAATTACTCAAAATTGAGATAGAAAAATATATTGATCCTAAAAAAGATAAGAGCAATGTTATTGGGGTTATGAGTCCGCATGCGGGATATATGTGCTCTGGAATGGTTGCGGGGCAATTGTTTTCCGAAATACATGTTCCTGATACTGTTATTATACTTGGACCAAATCACCGGGGTCTCGGATCGGATTATGCTATTATGTCTGAAGGTCAGTGGCAGACTCCTCTTGGCACGGTCGATATAGATCAAACGCTTGCATATAAGATAAGAGAAAAGTGCTCCTATATCAAAGAGGACGAAGATGCTCACCGACACGAACACTCACTTGAGGTGCAGGTGCCTTTTTTGCAGTACGTGAAAAAAGATGTCAGGATTGTACCGATATGTATTGGTGGGTATGATGAAGAGGTGTTTGAGTGTGTGGGAAAATGTATTGCTGAGTCTATTAAAGAGACGGAGTCAAAAGTATTAATTATTGCGAGCTCTGACATGACACATTATGAGTCGGCAGAAGCTGCAAAAGAAAAAGATGAAATGGCCTTGCAGGCAATATTAAAACTCGATGAAAAGAAAATGCTGCACACAGTAAGTGATTATAATATTACCATGTGCGGGTATGCCCCCACGGCGATTATGCTTATTGCCGCGAAAGAACTTGGCGCAAAAAAAGCACACCTTGTCTCATATATGAATAGTGGCGATGCCATAGGTGATTATAGTTCCGTTGTCGGGTACGCCGGTGTAACGGTATCCTGA
- a CDS encoding glucoamylase family protein, with product MKKVLRQSFFSICIIVLVMLCQKHALSETLCVDNFNSRGGPNKVGGASDTWCKSVSKILSGYKKNETKIVLFEKPLSGYALKLKYDVDSKGGEAGWWTALNKADYSAYDTFSFWVRGDFGGEKCTIGIKDVLWFETKLPIDRYLESGITGEWQKVVIPLSDFSDIHDWHSLDNISITFDYGKDSSNYGTIYFDNFELVRQGEGILNGIAPQVVIEQPNVENMTNDEFMDFVQKKAFLFFWKGANPKNGLIKDISHAFKDDNYHVCSIASVGFGLAAICVAEERGWISHFSAYSRVLTTLKYFYNDVCDVHGFYYHYLDMKTGQRKNMCEVSSIDTALFIAGALVAGQYYMGTEVEELAQKLYERVEWPWLMNRKGFISMGYTCDEERISYSWDSYNELAILYILAIGSPTHPISADAWMRLKRPEMKYGEYSFVGILPLFTHQYSHIWINFKNKRDAFMDYFENSILATMANRKWCIDNSDYYKGFKKDCWGLTASDGPRGYAIYGAPNGFCDGTIAPTAALGSFVFTPEYSLSAMKHMYKKYGKKIWGKFGFIDAFNPSEKWFSKMNIGIDQGPILLMIENYRSGMIWKYFMKNKSVRSALRSCGFKSSKSNTNVKTLKNPYADKKKNSKK from the coding sequence ATGAAAAAAGTATTGAGACAGAGTTTTTTTAGCATATGTATTATTGTTTTGGTCATGTTGTGCCAAAAGCATGCATTATCAGAAACACTGTGTGTAGATAATTTTAATTCTCGTGGGGGCCCAAACAAAGTTGGTGGCGCGTCCGATACATGGTGTAAGAGCGTTAGCAAAATACTTTCTGGCTATAAAAAGAATGAAACCAAAATAGTATTGTTTGAGAAACCTCTCAGTGGATATGCCTTAAAATTAAAATACGATGTAGATAGTAAGGGTGGAGAGGCAGGGTGGTGGACCGCTCTTAATAAAGCTGATTATTCTGCATATGATACGTTCTCTTTCTGGGTGAGAGGAGATTTCGGTGGAGAGAAATGTACTATTGGCATAAAAGATGTTTTGTGGTTCGAAACAAAATTACCGATCGATAGATATCTTGAAAGCGGCATTACTGGGGAGTGGCAAAAAGTCGTTATTCCCCTTTCTGATTTCTCAGACATACATGATTGGCATTCACTTGATAATATATCCATAACATTTGATTACGGGAAAGATAGCTCTAATTACGGAACGATATATTTTGATAACTTTGAATTGGTGCGGCAGGGTGAAGGAATATTAAATGGGATAGCTCCCCAGGTTGTTATTGAGCAGCCAAACGTTGAAAACATGACGAACGATGAGTTCATGGACTTTGTTCAAAAGAAAGCATTTCTCTTCTTTTGGAAAGGGGCTAATCCAAAAAATGGGCTTATAAAAGACATATCACATGCATTTAAAGATGACAATTATCATGTGTGCAGTATTGCATCAGTCGGGTTTGGGCTCGCGGCTATATGTGTAGCTGAAGAAAGGGGATGGATTTCACATTTCTCTGCATATTCCCGTGTTCTTACAACGCTCAAATATTTTTATAACGATGTATGTGATGTGCATGGTTTTTACTATCATTACCTGGATATGAAAACAGGCCAACGAAAAAACATGTGTGAAGTTTCATCGATTGATACGGCGTTATTCATTGCAGGTGCGCTTGTTGCGGGGCAGTATTATATGGGGACCGAAGTTGAAGAGTTAGCACAGAAACTATATGAACGTGTTGAGTGGCCCTGGCTTATGAATAGAAAAGGGTTTATATCAATGGGGTACACCTGTGACGAAGAGCGGATCAGTTATAGTTGGGATTCATATAATGAATTAGCGATACTCTATATTCTGGCTATTGGATCTCCAACGCACCCCATAAGTGCTGATGCATGGATGCGATTAAAAAGACCGGAAATGAAATATGGAGAGTACTCATTTGTTGGTATTTTACCTTTATTTACTCATCAATATTCTCATATATGGATTAATTTTAAGAATAAAAGAGATGCATTTATGGACTATTTTGAAAATTCGATTCTTGCGACAATGGCAAACCGAAAGTGGTGTATAGATAATAGTGATTATTATAAGGGATTTAAAAAAGATTGTTGGGGGCTTACTGCGTCTGATGGTCCTCGTGGATATGCGATATATGGTGCTCCGAACGGTTTTTGTGACGGAACAATAGCTCCAACTGCTGCTCTGGGTTCTTTTGTGTTCACTCCAGAATATTCACTATCTGCAATGAAGCATATGTACAAGAAATATGGCAAAAAAATATGGGGCAAGTTCGGATTTATTGATGCATTTAATCCTTCAGAGAAATGGTTTTCAAAAATGAATATCGGTATTGATCAGGGCCCAATACTTTTAATGATCGAAAATTATCGCTCGGGCATGATTTGGAAATATTTCATGAAAAATAAATCGGTACGAAGTGCATTGCGTTCATGCGGCTTTAAGTCGTCGAAATCGAATACAAACGTAAAAACACTTAAAAATCCCTATGCGGATAAAAAGAAAAACAGTAAAAAGTAG
- a CDS encoding beta-galactosidase, giving the protein MEFTANNKSFVLNDKPYCLYSGEIHYYRIKKKLWRVHLEKLKKANCDFVSTYVPWDWHEYEEGKFDFEGKTVPERDLIGFIKLAKKMNLYVTIKPGPYIIAEYINQGLPLWLSKNYPDHLALTPQGINVFPFIVSYMHPDFLACIRRWYDKVLAIVRDYQVENNGPIAMLQVCNEVGLNQWLGGLGDYSPVTLQYYHQYLKDKYKDIAEMNSIMSTHYKTFDEVEAPSGIACTKHHFNLHRQWHLFHRHYYALYLDWIIDEVRSHDVNVLLYHNVPGWVYSRAKDFPLNITMYDEVFKKHKDVVFGVDHIPENPSYRNMHDDFPCNEILKAMRFREGPIFAAEFQAGSREYCVRTYPKELELFYKSSLGNGLFGMNFYMFSQGKNPQGKGHYGPTFYWDTALDVEGKELPLYSVIKDMGYWLGYNGQFLLRSERKSNMAVGFYAPYYETEFTHPFGGAFLFDPYGIGLKYDTKPVRDQIYFDGLLKAVQMLNYDIDIYDLEKTTVEELLEYKQLSVVSLEYMSPETQRKIVDYVRRGGNLILMPTVPHFDLFLNKCTILKDALKLKEIASITPASPKIDFMGMTDQYVFSRINEYESNAGKVIARVSDDGKPCGFNIKCGKGKVLFLGTGFTNCIHEHRLAYEKILSFGHIKKNAYADNEDIRVVQRFGTDYAYLFIINYHNMAHTTKVFYTDPITGKELCLPKKGRMTIPPMTAYMLPVCLPLPKEKGRIVSSTVEVYNSKVKKAQLIIDVKGIPSEQGELDLELQSKPKSVLYNNKKILFSGAGKKISLKFINREGFSKISINF; this is encoded by the coding sequence ATGGAATTTACTGCAAATAACAAGAGTTTTGTTCTTAATGATAAACCATATTGTTTGTATTCGGGAGAAATTCATTATTACAGAATCAAAAAGAAATTATGGCGGGTTCATCTCGAAAAACTAAAAAAGGCAAATTGCGATTTTGTGTCAACCTATGTCCCATGGGATTGGCACGAATATGAAGAAGGTAAATTTGATTTCGAGGGGAAAACGGTTCCTGAAAGAGATTTGATCGGATTTATTAAACTTGCTAAGAAAATGAATCTGTATGTGACTATAAAGCCCGGTCCGTACATTATTGCAGAATATATCAATCAGGGTCTTCCTCTCTGGTTGTCAAAAAACTATCCTGATCACCTGGCATTAACACCACAAGGAATAAATGTATTTCCATTTATTGTTTCCTATATGCATCCTGATTTTCTCGCGTGTATCAGAAGATGGTATGACAAAGTGCTTGCGATTGTGCGCGACTATCAGGTTGAGAACAATGGGCCAATTGCCATGCTGCAGGTATGTAATGAAGTTGGACTTAATCAATGGCTTGGGGGGTTAGGAGATTACAGCCCTGTCACGTTGCAATATTATCATCAATACCTCAAAGATAAATATAAAGATATTGCCGAGATGAATTCGATAATGTCTACACATTACAAAACATTTGATGAGGTTGAAGCGCCTTCAGGGATTGCGTGTACGAAACATCATTTTAATTTACACAGGCAATGGCATTTATTTCATCGTCATTATTATGCATTGTATCTTGATTGGATTATCGATGAAGTGCGCAGCCATGATGTAAATGTACTGCTCTATCATAATGTTCCCGGATGGGTGTACAGTCGCGCAAAAGATTTTCCTTTGAATATAACTATGTATGATGAGGTATTCAAGAAACATAAAGATGTTGTTTTTGGCGTTGATCATATTCCTGAGAACCCTTCATATCGGAATATGCACGATGATTTCCCCTGTAATGAAATATTAAAGGCGATGCGGTTTAGAGAAGGACCGATCTTTGCCGCTGAATTTCAGGCTGGGTCAAGAGAGTATTGCGTGAGAACATATCCGAAAGAATTAGAACTCTTTTATAAATCAAGCTTAGGTAACGGGCTTTTCGGGATGAATTTTTATATGTTCTCGCAAGGGAAGAATCCGCAAGGGAAAGGGCATTATGGCCCGACATTTTATTGGGATACCGCACTTGATGTAGAAGGTAAAGAATTGCCGCTATACTCTGTAATTAAGGATATGGGGTATTGGTTAGGCTATAACGGGCAATTCTTGTTGCGTTCGGAAAGAAAAAGTAATATGGCGGTAGGTTTTTATGCTCCGTACTATGAAACCGAGTTCACACATCCTTTTGGCGGTGCTTTTCTGTTTGATCCATATGGTATTGGATTGAAATATGATACCAAGCCGGTACGGGACCAAATTTATTTTGATGGACTCTTAAAAGCGGTACAGATGCTTAACTATGACATCGATATATATGATCTTGAAAAAACAACGGTTGAAGAATTGTTGGAATACAAGCAGCTCTCAGTAGTATCACTTGAGTATATGTCCCCCGAGACACAGAGAAAAATAGTCGATTATGTAAGGCGCGGCGGTAATCTTATTTTGATGCCTACAGTACCGCATTTTGACCTGTTCCTTAATAAATGCACAATTCTAAAGGATGCCTTAAAGCTTAAGGAGATTGCCAGTATTACTCCTGCTTCTCCAAAAATTGATTTTATGGGAATGACTGATCAATATGTTTTTTCAAGGATTAACGAATATGAGAGTAATGCAGGAAAAGTAATTGCCCGTGTGAGCGATGATGGTAAGCCATGTGGGTTTAATATTAAGTGTGGCAAAGGGAAGGTTCTCTTTTTGGGAACAGGTTTTACAAATTGCATTCACGAACACAGGCTTGCATACGAGAAAATATTGAGTTTTGGCCATATAAAGAAAAATGCATATGCGGATAATGAAGATATAAGAGTCGTTCAGCGGTTTGGTACTGATTACGCGTATCTTTTTATAATAAATTACCACAATATGGCACATACAACGAAAGTGTTCTATACGGATCCGATTACAGGAAAAGAATTGTGTTTGCCGAAAAAGGGGCGTATGACAATTCCCCCCATGACTGCATATATGCTACCGGTATGTTTGCCGCTGCCAAAAGAGAAAGGTCGTATCGTGTCATCAACAGTTGAAGTGTATAATTCAAAAGTAAAGAAAGCACAACTCATCATTGATGTAAAAGGTATTCCGTCCGAACAGGGTGAGCTTGATCTTGAGTTGCAATCTAAGCCTAAATCAGTATTATATAATAATAAGAAAATATTATTCTCAGGTGCAGGAAAGAAGATATCTTTAAAGTTCATAAATAGGGAAGGATTTTCAAAAATTAGTATTAATTTTTGA
- a CDS encoding deoxyguanosinetriphosphate triphosphohydrolase has translation MTLTMKEWNRYEQEFLAPYAQKSKNSKGRIYPESAHAFRTIYQRDCDRIVHSRAFRRLEYKTQVFVNHEGDHYRTRLTHTLEVGSIARTIARALKLNEDLTVAIALAHDLGHPPFGHTGEHALAELMSDQEGFEHNKQSLRVVEVLEKKYPTHPGLNLTWEVREGIMKHKSTYDKPDMSAFKKDTSSSLEAQVVDIADEIAYNCHDVDDGLSSGLLTEKELHSVPLWNACLNDIRKAHPRASDEVIRYFSVRALIDTQAKDVIFNTEKLIRSLRIKSANDVRNHHENIVVPSKNLLKDGTILKKFLLNKLYTHPRVQKMNKNATKVVTYLFETYRKNEELLPVQTKRKHSEETKKRFICDYIAGMTDRFALDEYRRLSKKR, from the coding sequence ATGACACTTACCATGAAAGAATGGAACAGATACGAACAGGAATTTCTTGCACCCTACGCACAGAAATCAAAGAACTCCAAGGGGAGAATATATCCTGAATCAGCCCATGCGTTTAGGACTATTTATCAGCGTGATTGCGATAGAATTGTACATAGCAGAGCATTTAGGCGCCTTGAATATAAAACGCAAGTGTTTGTTAATCATGAAGGCGACCATTACCGTACCCGTCTTACCCATACCCTTGAAGTCGGTTCAATTGCCCGCACCATTGCACGCGCACTGAAACTTAATGAAGATCTCACAGTCGCAATTGCCTTAGCACATGATCTTGGGCATCCTCCTTTTGGCCATACCGGAGAACACGCACTTGCTGAACTAATGTCCGATCAGGAAGGGTTTGAACATAATAAACAGAGTCTTCGTGTTGTCGAAGTTCTTGAAAAAAAATATCCCACACACCCTGGCCTTAATCTCACATGGGAGGTGCGTGAAGGGATAATGAAACATAAAAGCACCTATGACAAACCCGATATGTCCGCTTTTAAAAAAGATACGTCTTCATCACTTGAAGCACAAGTTGTCGATATTGCTGATGAGATTGCCTATAACTGTCATGATGTCGACGATGGGCTTTCATCAGGTCTTTTAACAGAAAAAGAATTGCACTCCGTACCTTTATGGAATGCGTGCCTCAATGACATTAGAAAAGCGCATCCTCGCGCATCAGATGAAGTCATTCGTTATTTCAGTGTACGGGCTCTCATCGACACACAGGCAAAAGATGTGATATTTAATACCGAAAAATTAATTCGATCGTTACGCATCAAAAGTGCCAATGATGTACGCAACCATCACGAAAACATCGTTGTCCCGAGCAAAAATCTCCTCAAGGACGGAACTATCCTCAAAAAATTTCTCTTAAATAAACTGTACACACATCCTCGTGTACAAAAAATGAATAAGAACGCAACAAAAGTAGTTACATATTTATTTGAAACGTATAGAAAGAATGAAGAACTGTTGCCAGTACAAACAAAGAGAAAACACTCGGAAGAAACAAAAAAACGATTTATTTGTGACTATATTGCGGGAATGACTGATCGTTTCGCTCTCGATGAATATCGACGCCTCTCAAAGAAACGCTAA